In Colias croceus chromosome 12, ilColCroc2.1, one genomic interval encodes:
- the LOC123696502 gene encoding uncharacterized protein LOC123696502, whose amino-acid sequence MKSFIAFAALLAVALGSPVYHVRKIVTGPAVIEGAPISVGPAIVDEESINVGPNEPVNVGPPEIEGESINVGPNEPVNVGPPNIDDDSISVGPAIIDGEPISVGPAIVDDYEPISVGPAIVVDNAASIPRIKVVVLIENGEVTVTTE is encoded by the coding sequence ATGAAGTCCTTCATTGCATTCGCTGCCCTTCTCGCCGTGGCTCTCGGTAGCCCCGTGTACCATGTAAGAAAAATTGTTACTGGACCAGCTGTTATTGAAGGTGCACCGATTTCCGTCGGACCCGCTATTGTCGATGAAGAATCTATCAACGTCGGACCAAATGAACCCGTCAACGTCGGGCCTCCTGAAATCGAAGGTGAATCTATCAACGTCGGACCAAATGAACCCGTCAACGTCGGACCCCCTAACATTGATGATGATTCCATTTCTGTAGGACCTGCAATCATCGATGGTGAACCCATTTCTGTTGGACCCGCTATTGTTGATGACTACGAGCCAATCTCTGTCGGTCCCGCAATAGTAGTCGATAATGCTGCTAGCATCCCCCGCATAAAAGTCGTCGTTCTTATTGAAAATGGCGAAGTTACCGTAACCACGGAGTAA